CTGATATTAATTTGCGATATGATGAAAAAAGAGTTGTTACCATTAGTCGAGGAGGCTTTTTAATAGCATGAGCAAGTATGAATCGATCGCACAGGCGATCCAAAATGGAACCGTTTCCGCTGCGGCGGTAAATGGCGTCAAGGTATATGAAAAATCGCTCGACGAAGCGGCCGGCACGAAACTTCTTATGATCAAAGACGGCTACACGAAATATTTGATCGCCGTTGGCGAAGGAAGCTTGTACAGCGAACTGCAAGGAAACGCCCAAGGCGGGTACAAAGTATGTCCGCTGTCGCATGAAAACCGCCTTGTGCTCAACAAATATTTCCCATATACGGCGCCTCAGGCGTTCGGAACGCAAATCGCCACGATCGGTCTCGGCGACCGTCTCGGTCTTGCATCTCCCGGACATATCCAAACGGTGCGCGGCAAAAACGTTCGTCCGATTCTGGCCCAGCAAAGCATCCGCGAGCTGAACCTGACCGGCCGCAACTATAAAGAAGTTGTCGACGCCGCCGCTTACGCCGTGTTCCAGGAAGGCTACAAGGACGGCTACGGCGCAGACGGCGACCACTTGAAGGTCGAAGCAGACATCCAAATGTCGCTTGACTTGGGCTTTACGATGCTGACGCTGGACTGCTCGGAAAAAATCGACAATACCGTGGACGGAACTACGCGTGAGGCTCAAGCGGCCAAATATGCGCAGCTGCCCGAATCCGTCCGCAGCCACTACGAAAGCCGTTACCTGGACAAAACGTTCGAGGCTGCCGGCACGAAGTTCACTTTCGACAAGGCGACGCTAATCGAAAACGTGCTGATCTATGGCGCAGCGATCGATTTTATGGAGCACGTGTACAATACGTATATCAAGACGGCTCCGCGCGCGGTGGACTTTGAAATCTCCATCGACGAAACGGCTACGCCGACCGCTCCGGAATCCCATTTCTTCGTGGCGAAGGAGCTGTACAGCCGCGGTCTGGAAATTTACAGCATGGCGCCGAGATTTTGCGGCGAGTTCCAGAAGGGCATCGACTACATCGGCGATATCGCGCAGTTCGAGAAGGAGCTCAAAATCCATGCCGGCCTGGCCGACGAGTTCGGCTACAAGCTGAGCATCCACTCCGGCAGCGACAAGTTCAGCGTATTCCAGCTGATCGGCGAATATACGAAGGGTCGCTTCCACGTGAAAACTGCCGGCACGAACTGGCTTGAGGCGATGCGTACGGTTGCGAGAGTGAATCCTTCCTTGTACCGCAAAATGCACCAATATGCGCTTGAGCATTACGAGGAAGCGACGGCTTACTACCATGTCAACGGTACGCCGGACAAGGTGAAACCTCTGGATCAAGTGTCCGATGCGGACCTGCCGACGTACATGGACGAGGAAAACGCCCGCCAAGTTATTCACATCACTTACGGCATTTTGCTGCAGGCGAAAGACGCGCAAGGCAACTCGCTGTTCAAGGACGAGTTCTACCGCACGCTTAGCGATCACGAGGAAGAGTACAGTCAGGCGCTTATCAAACACATCGGCAAACACCTCGAGCTGCTCGGCAAGTAATCGGAAAATTTTTCGGATTTTGCGGGTGAAGCACTCGCTATGTTGTCCGAAACATGATATTGTTAATAGGGAGACCCGCTTATGGGTCTTCCTTTACCGTATGAATGTTAACGTGAACAATACTTTTGAAAGGTGGAATTTGCGCAATGAAACCGTTTTTGGATGACAACTTTCTGCTGAACAATGAAACTGCGATTCGCTTGTACCACGATTATGCCAAAAAAATGCCGATCATCGATTATCACTGCCATTTGAGCCCGCAGGAGATTTACGAGAACAAAAAGTTCAAAAATATCACCGACGCATGGCTGTACGGCGATCACTATAAATGGAGAGTCATGAGA
The window above is part of the Paenibacillus hamazuiensis genome. Proteins encoded here:
- a CDS encoding tagaturonate epimerase family protein, which codes for MSKYESIAQAIQNGTVSAAAVNGVKVYEKSLDEAAGTKLLMIKDGYTKYLIAVGEGSLYSELQGNAQGGYKVCPLSHENRLVLNKYFPYTAPQAFGTQIATIGLGDRLGLASPGHIQTVRGKNVRPILAQQSIRELNLTGRNYKEVVDAAAYAVFQEGYKDGYGADGDHLKVEADIQMSLDLGFTMLTLDCSEKIDNTVDGTTREAQAAKYAQLPESVRSHYESRYLDKTFEAAGTKFTFDKATLIENVLIYGAAIDFMEHVYNTYIKTAPRAVDFEISIDETATPTAPESHFFVAKELYSRGLEIYSMAPRFCGEFQKGIDYIGDIAQFEKELKIHAGLADEFGYKLSIHSGSDKFSVFQLIGEYTKGRFHVKTAGTNWLEAMRTVARVNPSLYRKMHQYALEHYEEATAYYHVNGTPDKVKPLDQVSDADLPTYMDEENARQVIHITYGILLQAKDAQGNSLFKDEFYRTLSDHEEEYSQALIKHIGKHLELLGK